Proteins co-encoded in one Flavobacteriaceae bacterium MAR_2009_75 genomic window:
- a CDS encoding N-acetylmuramoyl-L-alanine amidase, protein MKALKYSVSVHAIEFCLLLAITFSSPLISFGKSTDTLQNDEKFVVVLDAGHGGHDPGNLGNGYLEKNIALNIVLKAGAILEKDPSIKVIYTRKDDTFVDLYVRGEIANKANADVFVSVHCDSHTSNAHGAGTFVLGLHANEQNFEVAKKENSVIYLEDNYQKRYADYDINSPESVIGLTIMQEEFLDNSIGLAKVIQDNFSNKLKRTDRKVKQAGFIVLHQTFMPSVLVETGFLTNKQEGAYLNSKKGQSEMGTSIAEAIVDYKNTAQANRADIGSRVVEAPAPPKQVEKPVKKEVEKKKSDITQKSEPRKDKDLIASNEPIERPNKAKAEKEAAQIIAEAANRKKSEVVSQDTKPVTVDKNDEIAIDEKEEPNKTGVIYKIQIMASAKNLPLRPESFNGLNRVAKEPFKNLYRYVYGSTQSLEEAKIMKRNADQKGYTTSYIVAYKNGERIPFKDSLK, encoded by the coding sequence ATGAAAGCTTTGAAATACAGTGTGAGCGTGCATGCAATAGAGTTTTGTTTACTTCTTGCCATAACATTTAGCTCGCCACTTATATCTTTTGGCAAAAGTACTGATACATTACAAAACGACGAGAAATTCGTTGTTGTTTTAGATGCAGGTCATGGAGGTCATGACCCTGGAAATTTAGGAAATGGATATTTAGAAAAGAATATTGCATTGAATATCGTACTCAAGGCCGGTGCAATTTTAGAGAAAGATCCTAGTATTAAGGTTATCTACACGCGTAAAGATGATACTTTCGTCGACCTATATGTTAGAGGTGAAATTGCGAACAAGGCCAATGCGGATGTTTTTGTGTCGGTACATTGTGATTCGCACACTTCAAATGCTCATGGGGCAGGCACCTTTGTTTTAGGGCTACACGCCAATGAGCAAAACTTCGAAGTTGCTAAAAAAGAGAACTCGGTAATTTATTTAGAGGATAATTATCAAAAGCGATATGCCGACTATGATATTAACTCGCCGGAGTCCGTTATCGGCTTGACTATAATGCAAGAAGAGTTTTTAGATAATAGCATTGGGCTGGCAAAAGTGATCCAAGATAATTTTTCGAACAAACTAAAGCGCACCGACCGCAAAGTAAAGCAAGCCGGTTTTATTGTATTACATCAAACTTTTATGCCAAGTGTTCTGGTGGAGACCGGTTTTTTGACCAATAAACAAGAAGGGGCTTATCTAAATTCCAAAAAGGGCCAATCTGAAATGGGCACCTCTATTGCAGAAGCAATTGTTGATTATAAAAATACTGCCCAAGCGAATAGGGCAGATATCGGTTCTAGGGTTGTGGAGGCTCCTGCACCGCCAAAGCAAGTTGAAAAACCGGTAAAGAAAGAGGTCGAGAAAAAGAAAAGTGATATAACCCAAAAATCCGAACCCAGAAAAGATAAAGATTTGATAGCTTCAAACGAGCCTATTGAGAGGCCTAATAAAGCTAAAGCTGAGAAGGAAGCTGCACAAATCATTGCAGAGGCTGCAAATAGGAAAAAGTCAGAGGTGGTTTCTCAAGATACAAAACCGGTTACTGTAGATAAAAATGATGAAATTGCCATTGATGAAAAAGAAGAGCCGAATAAGACTGGTGTTATTTATAAAATTCAGATTATGGCAAGTGCAAAGAACTTACCTTTAAGACCTGAATCTTTTAATGGTCTGAATCGTGTGGCAAAAGAACCTTTTAAAAACTTGTATAGGTATGTATATGGAAGTACCCAATCTTTAGAGGAGGCCAAGATAATGAAGCGCAATGCCGATCAAAAAGGATATACGACTTCCTATATAGTGGCCTATAAAAATGGAGAACGTATTCCCTTTAAAGACAGTTTAAAATAG
- a CDS encoding phospholipid/cholesterol/gamma-HCH transport system substrate-binding protein: protein MKLSREIKTGIVVIGGILLFILGFSYLKSSPLFENGKTIYAVYKDVGGLQVGTPVTVNGFTVGNVTDISFKDRGGSLAVTLFVKSDFEFSKQSLAELYDTGIIGGKGIQIKPVFDGSPMAKTGDTLPSQTQPGLTQLVQKQLTPLQKKVEGAMTNADTLLRNVNDVLDVKARRDLRETLSGLNSTVASFQRSAEVLNRILSTNEGKLEGSLKNFEALTANFSKLSDSLNNAGLGRTLASLESSMANLNKLMARIESGQGTLGKLTQDEELYENLNNASRELDLLLQDFRLNPKRYVNVSVFGKKQKEYELPEEDPAAKPNVENR, encoded by the coding sequence TTGAAACTATCCAGGGAAATTAAAACAGGTATTGTCGTAATTGGCGGTATACTCTTGTTCATTTTAGGCTTTAGCTATTTGAAATCATCACCTCTATTTGAGAACGGCAAGACGATATATGCCGTTTATAAAGATGTAGGAGGTCTTCAGGTTGGTACTCCGGTTACCGTCAACGGATTTACGGTGGGTAATGTAACGGATATAAGTTTTAAAGACCGAGGAGGCAGTCTAGCGGTTACACTTTTTGTAAAAAGCGATTTTGAGTTTTCAAAGCAAAGTTTAGCAGAATTGTATGATACCGGTATTATCGGTGGAAAGGGTATACAGATCAAACCCGTATTCGATGGTTCGCCTATGGCCAAGACAGGCGATACTTTACCTAGTCAGACGCAACCCGGGCTTACACAATTGGTTCAAAAGCAATTGACACCTTTACAAAAAAAGGTCGAGGGGGCGATGACCAATGCCGATACGCTGCTTAGAAACGTAAATGACGTTCTAGATGTTAAAGCAAGAAGAGATTTACGTGAAACATTGAGCGGACTCAATTCTACAGTTGCAAGCTTTCAAAGAAGTGCGGAAGTTTTAAACAGGATCTTGAGCACCAATGAGGGTAAGCTTGAAGGTTCTTTAAAGAATTTTGAAGCGCTTACCGCAAATTTTTCGAAGTTGTCAGATTCACTGAATAATGCTGGCTTAGGTAGAACCCTAGCAAGTTTAGAATCAAGTATGGCAAACCTGAATAAATTGATGGCGCGAATTGAGAGTGGTCAAGGTACTTTGGGTAAACTTACTCAAGACGAAGAACTGTATGAGAATTTAAATAACGCCTCACGTGAGTTAGACCTGTTATTGCAAGATTTTCGTTTGAACCCCAAGCGCTATGTTAACGTGTCGGTCTTTGGTAAAAAGCAAAAGGAATATGAGTTACCGGAAGAAGATCCTGCCGCAAAGCCTAATGTAGAAAATCGATGA
- a CDS encoding N-acetyl-alpha-D-glucosaminyl L-malate synthase BshA, with protein sequence MKIAIVCYPTFGGSGVVATELGIALADRGHEVHFVTYRQPVRLSLLSNNIHFHEVHVPEYPLFHYQPYELALSSKLVDTIKLHHIDLLHVHYAIPHAYAGYMAKKMLEEEGIYVPMITTLHGTDITLVGKHPFYKPAVTFSINQSDVVTSVSENLKQRTLEFFDIRKEIKVVPNFIDKKKYSTTFTDCQRSLMAEDNEKIITHISNFRKVKRIPDVVEVFNRIQKKIPAKLVMVGEGPQKEVAERLCDNLGISDKVIFLGNSNEIDRILCFSDLFLLPSESESFGLAALEAMINKVPVISSNAGGIPEVNIEGVTGFLSDVGDVEEMAKNALKILSDEEVLEKFKQNAGESAQRFDILKVLPLYENLYEEAYKSRFDKTYG encoded by the coding sequence ATGAAAATAGCTATTGTTTGTTACCCTACCTTTGGTGGTAGTGGAGTGGTTGCAACCGAATTAGGTATTGCCCTTGCCGATAGGGGGCACGAGGTGCATTTTGTTACCTACCGACAGCCGGTGCGTTTAAGTTTACTGAGTAACAACATTCATTTTCATGAAGTTCACGTACCTGAATATCCCCTTTTTCATTATCAACCCTATGAACTGGCCCTCTCCAGTAAACTGGTCGATACGATTAAGCTTCACCATATAGATTTGCTTCATGTGCATTATGCAATACCCCATGCATATGCGGGTTATATGGCCAAAAAGATGTTGGAAGAAGAAGGTATTTATGTGCCTATGATTACGACACTTCACGGTACCGATATAACTTTAGTGGGCAAACATCCATTTTATAAACCTGCCGTTACCTTCAGTATTAATCAGTCTGATGTAGTTACTTCGGTTTCCGAAAATCTAAAGCAAAGAACTTTGGAGTTTTTTGATATAAGGAAGGAGATAAAAGTGGTGCCGAACTTTATAGATAAAAAGAAGTATAGCACTACGTTTACCGATTGTCAGCGTTCGCTTATGGCGGAAGACAATGAAAAAATCATTACGCATATCAGCAATTTCAGAAAAGTAAAGCGCATACCTGATGTTGTAGAGGTGTTTAACCGTATTCAGAAAAAAATACCAGCGAAATTGGTAATGGTAGGCGAGGGGCCCCAAAAAGAAGTTGCAGAACGTTTGTGCGATAACTTGGGAATTTCGGATAAAGTAATCTTTTTGGGTAATAGTAACGAAATAGACCGTATACTATGTTTCTCAGATTTATTTTTGCTTCCTTCGGAATCAGAAAGTTTCGGTCTTGCCGCTCTAGAAGCCATGATAAATAAGGTGCCGGTCATTTCAAGTAACGCCGGAGGTATTCCTGAGGTGAATATTGAAGGGGTCACCGGGTTTTTGAGTGATGTGGGAGACGTGGAGGAAATGGCCAAAAATGCTCTTAAAATTTTAAGTGATGAAGAGGTCCTTGAAAAGTTTAAACAGAATGCAGGAGAATCGGCTCAAAGATTTGACATTTTAAAAGTTCTACCGTTGTACGAAAATCTTTATGAAGAAGCATATAAGAGTAGGTTCGACAAAACTTACGGTTAA
- a CDS encoding beta-glucosidase-like glycosyl hydrolase produces MRFLFLFPLLFLVFLSASAQKNPLLVKDSLAQQKWVDSKYNNMTLDEKLGQLFMVMVASDQSKTAIGGVKKLIENQKIGGVIFSTGGPVRQAKLTNEFQAASETPLLIGMDAEWGLAMRLDSTYAFPWNMTLGAITDNTIVAKVGERIGEHAKRLGVHINFAPDLDININPKNPIIGNRSFGEDRENVAEKGIAFMKGMERAGVLSSGKHFPGHGDTATDSHHALPVINFTEARLDSVELYPFRRLIEEGLSSVMVAHLEVPALELKKELPSSLSEQIITGLLKERMCFEGLVFTDALNMKGVTDHGKNGDAELAAFMAGNDILLMPTDVEKAKEKLTKAYKKGKITDERLAHSVKKILLAKYKVGLDNYQPIEEQNLFGDLNSRSDDMLYEEAIENAITVVKNNFFLMGIKRLENKKIAYVKLGDAESDPFLETLYKYAKVTQVNAKDIATLKGKLKNYNLVIVGHHKSNESPWKPYKLTQKEQLWLQEIAEMRSSNLILSVFAKPYALLDITSFESIDGVVVAYQNSELAQKKAAELIFGAIPAKGKLPVSSHREFPVNTQIELKSLLRLGYSYPERVGFNLEKLAEVDTLVKHGLDSLMFPGAQVMIARKGKVVYNRGFGKPTYDSKDSITTDHIYDLASITKILGTLPMVMKMEEDGDIALNDTFQDLIPEYAESELKDVTVLKALSHYGRLPAWIAFYVDTLDKNRKPSKEFYREAPMDGYSIKVTDKLYLTDAYKDSIYNRIGRQDLKSNRYRYSDVAYYVMKKYIEDKKGKPLDKLVEDFLYSPIGASNTGYNPLNKISKDRIVPSEEDKYYRYETVQGYVHDMGAAMQGGVGGHAGLFSNAEDVGKIMQMYLQGGTYGGTRFLDSRTIKKFNTCYFCDKNVRRGVGFDKPQLEEKGPTCGCVSRKSFGHSGFTGTYTWADPEEELVYVFLSNRTYPSASNTLLVKSGLRTRIQKAIYDAIED; encoded by the coding sequence ATGCGTTTTTTATTTCTTTTCCCCTTGTTATTCTTAGTTTTTTTAAGTGCTTCTGCACAGAAAAATCCATTGTTGGTCAAAGATAGTTTGGCGCAGCAAAAATGGGTAGATTCGAAGTATAATAACATGACCTTAGATGAAAAACTCGGGCAACTTTTTATGGTCATGGTAGCCTCCGACCAAAGTAAAACAGCAATCGGCGGAGTAAAAAAGCTAATTGAAAATCAAAAAATAGGCGGGGTGATATTTTCCACCGGAGGCCCTGTTCGACAGGCAAAACTGACCAATGAATTTCAGGCGGCTTCAGAAACTCCATTATTAATCGGTATGGATGCGGAATGGGGTCTGGCCATGCGGCTTGATTCTACCTACGCTTTTCCTTGGAATATGACGTTGGGCGCCATTACTGATAATACTATAGTGGCTAAAGTTGGGGAGCGTATTGGCGAACATGCCAAGCGTTTGGGAGTGCATATTAATTTTGCACCTGATTTAGATATTAATATAAATCCCAAAAACCCTATCATCGGTAATCGTTCGTTTGGCGAGGATAGAGAGAATGTGGCGGAAAAGGGTATTGCCTTTATGAAGGGTATGGAGAGAGCGGGTGTACTTTCCAGTGGAAAACATTTTCCCGGTCATGGCGATACGGCTACAGATTCACATCACGCATTGCCCGTAATCAATTTCACTGAAGCAAGACTCGACAGTGTTGAACTTTATCCATTTCGAAGATTGATTGAAGAGGGCCTAAGTAGTGTTATGGTCGCACATCTAGAAGTGCCCGCTCTCGAACTTAAAAAAGAACTACCATCCTCATTATCGGAACAAATAATCACGGGCCTACTCAAAGAAAGAATGTGTTTCGAGGGTCTGGTATTTACCGATGCATTAAATATGAAAGGTGTTACCGATCATGGTAAAAATGGTGATGCCGAGTTGGCTGCCTTCATGGCCGGTAACGATATTCTACTTATGCCCACAGATGTGGAAAAGGCTAAGGAAAAGTTGACTAAGGCATACAAAAAAGGAAAAATTACAGATGAGCGGTTAGCCCACTCGGTAAAAAAGATACTCTTGGCGAAATATAAGGTAGGTCTTGATAATTACCAACCGATCGAAGAGCAAAACTTATTTGGAGATTTGAATTCCCGTTCAGATGATATGCTGTACGAAGAGGCCATTGAGAATGCCATTACCGTAGTCAAAAACAATTTTTTCTTAATGGGTATCAAACGTTTAGAAAATAAAAAGATAGCATATGTTAAGTTGGGCGATGCTGAAAGCGATCCGTTTTTGGAAACCCTATACAAATATGCAAAGGTTACTCAAGTAAATGCCAAAGATATTGCCACCCTTAAAGGTAAATTAAAGAACTATAATTTAGTGATTGTCGGGCATCATAAAAGCAACGAAAGCCCTTGGAAACCTTACAAACTTACCCAAAAGGAACAGCTTTGGCTTCAGGAGATTGCTGAGATGAGAAGCTCCAACCTTATTTTGTCTGTTTTCGCTAAACCTTATGCCTTGCTCGACATTACAAGTTTTGAAAGTATAGACGGGGTAGTCGTGGCCTATCAGAATAGTGAATTGGCTCAAAAAAAAGCTGCGGAACTTATTTTTGGAGCAATACCTGCCAAAGGAAAGCTTCCGGTATCGTCACATAGAGAATTTCCGGTCAATACCCAGATTGAGTTGAAATCGCTTCTAAGATTAGGTTATAGTTATCCCGAGCGGGTCGGTTTTAATCTTGAAAAATTAGCAGAGGTTGATACTTTGGTGAAGCATGGTTTAGATTCGTTAATGTTTCCGGGAGCACAGGTGATGATTGCCCGTAAGGGTAAGGTTGTTTATAACAGGGGGTTTGGTAAGCCAACTTATGACTCAAAAGATAGTATTACAACAGACCACATATATGATTTGGCATCCATCACAAAAATACTGGGAACACTGCCCATGGTTATGAAAATGGAAGAGGATGGAGATATTGCCTTAAACGATACTTTTCAAGATTTAATTCCTGAATACGCTGAATCCGAATTGAAAGATGTTACCGTACTAAAAGCATTGTCCCATTATGGGAGGTTACCGGCTTGGATAGCATTTTATGTAGATACCTTAGATAAGAACCGTAAACCTTCAAAAGAGTTCTATAGAGAAGCTCCTATGGATGGCTATTCCATAAAGGTTACCGATAAACTTTACTTGACCGATGCCTATAAAGATTCAATATATAACCGTATCGGTCGTCAAGATTTAAAATCAAATCGATATAGATATAGTGATGTAGCCTACTACGTCATGAAAAAATATATCGAGGATAAAAAGGGAAAACCGCTTGATAAGTTAGTGGAAGATTTTCTTTATTCACCAATTGGTGCTTCGAACACGGGATATAATCCGCTAAATAAAATATCTAAAGACAGAATAGTACCTTCAGAGGAAGATAAGTATTATCGATACGAGACCGTGCAAGGTTATGTTCATGATATGGGTGCCGCAATGCAGGGCGGAGTAGGAGGCCATGCCGGTCTTTTCAGCAATGCGGAAGATGTTGGTAAAATTATGCAAATGTACCTTCAAGGAGGTACTTACGGTGGTACACGATTTCTTGATTCAAGAACGATAAAAAAATTCAATACCTGTTATTTCTGTGACAAGAATGTGAGACGGGGCGTTGGGTTCGATAAACCTCAGTTAGAAGAAAAAGGGCCTACCTGTGGTTGTGTGTCAAGAAAGAGTTTTGGGCATAGCGGCTTTACTGGTACGTATACCTGGGCCGACCCAGAAGAAGAATTGGTATACGTTTTTCTATCCAATAGAACATACCCTTCGGCATCAAACACACTTTTGGTGAAATCGGGTCTTCGTACCCGAATTCAAAAGGCTATCTATGACGCTATAGAAGATTAG
- a CDS encoding 2-iminobutanoate/2-iminopropanoate deaminase produces MKKIINTSKAPSPIGPYNQAVLAGDTLYISGQIPMNAETGELVNGDIKAETKQSMENLKSILSEANMSFENVVKSSIFLKDMNQFSEVNEVYGSYFNVETAPARETVEVANLPKFVNIEISMIAVK; encoded by the coding sequence ATGAAAAAAATTATAAACACCTCTAAAGCACCTTCCCCTATCGGGCCTTATAACCAAGCAGTTCTTGCTGGAGATACATTATACATCTCCGGTCAGATACCCATGAACGCAGAAACGGGCGAATTGGTCAACGGCGATATCAAGGCGGAGACCAAGCAATCAATGGAAAATTTAAAAAGCATTCTTAGCGAAGCTAATATGAGCTTTGAAAATGTGGTTAAAAGCAGCATCTTTCTCAAAGACATGAACCAATTTTCAGAAGTAAACGAAGTTTATGGTTCTTATTTTAATGTGGAAACTGCCCCAGCACGGGAAACCGTTGAAGTAGCCAACCTACCTAAATTTGTAAATATTGAAATTTCAATGATTGCGGTTAAGTAA
- a CDS encoding 4Fe-4S dicluster protein codes for MMEYLPNIIFAFVLVVGIGYFARNMNRLRRNIKLGKDVDVSDNTGARWKNMARIALGQTKMVVRPIAGILHVIVYVGFIVINIEVLEIIIDGLLGTHRIFGSLGVLYDVLIASFEVLALLVIISVSAFWVRRNIIRLKRFIKPEMKGWPKQDGNMILYIELVLMILFLTMNAADYQLQQLDAAHYTKAGAFPISQIIAPIFEGLSISSLIVVERIAWWLHIVGILFFLNYLYYSKHLHILLAFPNTYYGKVKPQGQFKNLDAVTEEVKLMLDPSADPFAAPAEDAAEPEKFGASDVTDLNWVQLLNAYTCTECGRCTDECPANQTGKKLSPRKIMMDTRDRLEEVGKNLEANKGKFVDDNNQLLDNYITREELWACTTCNACVQACPVSIDPLSIIMDMRQYLVMEQSAAPTDLNNMMGNVENNGAPWPFNQMDRLNWANEK; via the coding sequence ATGATGGAATACCTTCCTAATATTATATTTGCCTTTGTGCTAGTTGTCGGTATTGGTTATTTTGCTAGAAATATGAACCGACTTAGAAGAAACATCAAATTGGGTAAAGATGTCGACGTCTCTGATAATACTGGTGCGCGTTGGAAAAATATGGCTAGAATTGCCCTCGGTCAAACTAAAATGGTCGTACGACCTATAGCTGGCATATTACATGTAATTGTCTACGTAGGCTTTATCGTCATTAACATTGAAGTACTTGAAATAATAATCGATGGGCTTTTGGGTACACATCGTATTTTTGGTTCTTTAGGGGTGTTATATGATGTGCTTATCGCTTCATTTGAAGTGTTGGCATTGTTGGTAATTATTTCGGTTTCTGCATTTTGGGTAAGAAGAAACATTATTCGGCTTAAAAGATTTATCAAACCAGAAATGAAAGGTTGGCCCAAGCAAGATGGTAATATGATTCTATATATAGAATTGGTATTGATGATTTTGTTTCTGACCATGAATGCGGCCGATTATCAATTACAACAATTAGACGCTGCTCATTATACAAAAGCAGGCGCTTTTCCTATAAGCCAAATTATTGCCCCGATTTTTGAGGGGTTGTCCATCTCTTCTTTGATAGTTGTAGAGCGAATTGCCTGGTGGTTGCATATTGTGGGCATTCTGTTCTTTTTGAACTATCTCTATTATTCAAAGCACTTACATATTTTGTTGGCTTTCCCAAACACCTATTATGGTAAGGTTAAACCGCAAGGTCAGTTTAAAAACCTTGATGCGGTCACAGAAGAAGTGAAGTTGATGCTTGACCCATCAGCAGACCCTTTTGCAGCACCTGCGGAAGATGCAGCCGAGCCTGAAAAGTTTGGTGCTTCTGATGTAACGGATCTAAATTGGGTTCAACTACTTAATGCCTATACCTGTACTGAATGTGGTAGGTGCACCGATGAGTGCCCGGCAAACCAAACCGGAAAGAAACTTTCTCCGAGAAAGATAATGATGGATACTCGAGACCGATTAGAGGAAGTCGGTAAGAATTTAGAAGCCAACAAAGGTAAATTTGTTGATGATAACAATCAATTGCTCGATAACTATATTACCCGAGAGGAACTTTGGGCGTGCACCACGTGTAATGCTTGTGTGCAGGCATGCCCGGTAAGTATCGACCCTTTATCCATAATTATGGATATGCGTCAATACTTGGTTATGGAGCAATCAGCGGCACCCACTGATTTAAATAATATGATGGGTAACGTAGAGAACAATGGTGCCCCATGGCCGTTCAATCAGATGGATCGATTGAATTGGGCCAATGAAAAGTAG
- a CDS encoding Cysteine-rich domain-containing protein, producing MAEELKVPTMAELFAAGKSPEVLFWVGCAGSFDDRAKKITKAFVQLLTKANVSFAVLGTEESCTGDPAKRAGNEFLFQMQAMTNIEVMNAYEIKKIVTACPHCFNTIKNEYPGLGGKFEVVHHTQFLKQLFEEGRISLEGGKFKGKRITYHDPCYLGRANNIFEAPRELIRKLDAELVEMKSCKQRGLCCGAGGAQMFKEPEEGVKDVNIERTEQAMEVEPEIIAAACPFCNTMMTDGVKNKEKEDSVAVMDIAELIASAENL from the coding sequence ATGGCAGAAGAACTGAAAGTTCCAACAATGGCCGAATTATTTGCGGCAGGCAAGAGTCCCGAAGTATTATTTTGGGTGGGTTGTGCAGGTAGTTTTGATGATAGGGCAAAGAAAATAACAAAAGCTTTTGTTCAATTATTAACAAAGGCGAATGTATCTTTTGCTGTGTTGGGAACCGAAGAAAGTTGTACCGGCGACCCTGCCAAACGAGCAGGTAATGAATTTTTGTTTCAGATGCAGGCAATGACCAATATAGAGGTAATGAATGCCTATGAAATCAAGAAAATTGTTACCGCCTGTCCCCATTGCTTTAACACCATTAAAAATGAGTACCCTGGTTTAGGTGGTAAATTTGAAGTCGTTCACCATACGCAATTTTTGAAACAACTATTTGAAGAAGGGCGCATATCTTTAGAAGGTGGCAAATTCAAAGGTAAAAGAATTACGTACCATGATCCCTGTTACTTGGGTAGGGCAAATAATATATTTGAGGCCCCGAGAGAGTTGATAAGAAAACTTGATGCCGAACTGGTAGAAATGAAAAGTTGTAAGCAACGAGGTCTTTGTTGCGGTGCCGGTGGGGCACAGATGTTTAAAGAGCCCGAAGAAGGTGTCAAAGATGTAAACATTGAACGTACGGAACAGGCTATGGAGGTCGAACCTGAGATTATTGCGGCTGCTTGTCCGTTCTGTAATACGATGATGACAGATGGTGTAAAAAATAAGGAAAAAGAAGATTCCGTTGCGGTTATGGATATTGCAGAGCTTATCGCTTCAGCAGAAAACTTATAG
- a CDS encoding outer membrane protein OmpA-like peptidoglycan-associated protein, whose amino-acid sequence MNHFIKVTLALLCLISQSSFSQDKEYEINLTSKDSVIARSWHVGIGYNIIDDSGDVFDELFSVGDQWNALPYPSRINIGRYFKSGLGVEAIGSYNKYRVGKLIDGEIIQEEMDYYGIDSRLTYDLMKLLGRDSWFDPYVGVGLGYTSASEEPRGTYNAVVGLRTWISEKIAIDLNSSGKWRIGNLGTNHLQHAASVVYRFGIEKELSKKGEKKLAQIEALEKERQRKQDSLEAIKRSEEALAQELARKKMLAEQKAIEEAKLAAENARKKRIVDEINALGHIYFALNSSYLSEDSRKVLKGLSDIINKYPQLELEISSHTDSRGTNEYNSWLSKRRVERTLKYLITLGVAKDRLQVQAKGEEELLNECDDATYCNEEKHKVNRRSEFVITKF is encoded by the coding sequence ATGAATCATTTTATAAAAGTCACTCTGGCTTTACTTTGCCTTATATCTCAATCTTCTTTCTCTCAAGATAAAGAATATGAGATTAACTTAACTTCAAAAGATAGTGTGATTGCCCGTTCTTGGCATGTTGGTATCGGATACAATATAATTGATGACTCAGGTGATGTCTTTGATGAGCTTTTCTCGGTCGGTGACCAGTGGAACGCCCTCCCTTATCCATCGCGAATAAATATTGGTAGATATTTTAAAAGTGGTCTCGGTGTTGAAGCTATCGGGTCTTATAATAAATATAGGGTTGGCAAATTAATTGATGGTGAGATTATTCAAGAGGAAATGGACTATTATGGCATAGATTCTAGGCTAACTTATGACCTAATGAAGTTATTGGGTAGAGATTCTTGGTTTGACCCATACGTAGGTGTAGGATTGGGTTATACATCAGCCAGTGAGGAGCCAAGAGGAACTTACAACGCGGTAGTAGGATTAAGGACCTGGATAAGCGAAAAAATAGCTATAGACTTAAATTCTTCGGGTAAATGGAGAATCGGTAATTTGGGCACCAATCACTTACAGCACGCTGCTAGCGTAGTTTATAGATTTGGAATTGAAAAGGAACTATCTAAAAAAGGAGAGAAAAAACTTGCTCAAATTGAAGCTCTTGAGAAAGAAAGGCAAAGAAAGCAAGATTCATTAGAGGCTATTAAGCGCTCAGAAGAAGCTTTAGCTCAAGAATTGGCCAGAAAAAAAATGTTGGCTGAACAAAAAGCTATCGAAGAAGCTAAACTTGCAGCTGAAAACGCCAGGAAAAAGCGTATTGTAGATGAAATTAACGCCCTAGGGCATATTTACTTCGCTCTAAACTCATCGTATCTTTCTGAAGACTCTAGAAAAGTTCTGAAAGGACTTTCAGATATTATCAATAAATATCCTCAGCTAGAACTTGAAATTTCGTCACATACAGATTCAAGGGGAACTAATGAATACAATAGCTGGTTATCGAAAAGAAGGGTTGAAAGAACTTTGAAATATCTTATAACATTAGGGGTTGCGAAAGACAGACTGCAGGTACAGGCGAAAGGAGAAGAAGAGTTGCTAAACGAATGTGACGATGCCACTTACTGTAATGAAGAGAAACATAAAGTAAACAGAAGGTCTGAGTTTGTGATTACTAAATTTTAG